The Musa acuminata AAA Group cultivar baxijiao chromosome BXJ2-2, Cavendish_Baxijiao_AAA, whole genome shotgun sequence genome contains the following window.
atcggcgcGACTGCACTCGGTCAACCGAACTGGAACaccgaccgaggcgcattaacgaccTCTCAGGCTTGATCCCTCACGACACGCCAACGGCGATGTCAGACGTCACTAGaaggtacgatcctgccccctGCGAGCAGGCACGCCAGGTAATACCAAACtctcctataaatacccttgcatcctAAACGGAAGGGAGAGGACAGACACTAACAACTCTTCTACAGCTAAAATCCCCTTCACATCTgctaacttaatcgtcggaggggtcgagccgagcaccccgacccgacctttgtgcatgtGCGAAGCCTGGGATCCCCGTCGGACGCGTGGGCGAGGAGTTCCCGCTCGGAACAAACGGCAACCTCGTCCCGATCGTACCATCACACCAGACCGacccagcgggctcgaggaacgccccagaaAAATCCCCGTCGTCCGAacccgaaccgagccacgtcggccccgaggccacggctcaaagttgtttaacCAACATCAGGTGATCCTTGAGATTTGTAATTTTGTTTATTTACGTATGGTTCTCTTGTAATATCCATTTTAAAGATTGCATGTAATAGAATATTGGTTGTCTGAATCAATCAGGATCGTTGTTTTCCAAGGAAAGAGTGTATTATTCTCGAACGCGGCCTTTTTTCACCTTTGACGTAACATTCAATACGATATAACAGACGTAAAACACTAGGACATAACGTAGAGCAGTCAGTATACGGACTACGGAATCAATAAAACCACATACCTCCCAATTACTGTTGGAGCACCCTTTCCCTCACCCGCACCACCAATCCACCTTTCATCCTCAGCAGCATCGAGAATTCCACCTCCCTCTCCCGTCCTTTGTCCATCACCTCCATCTCGAACCTCTCCATCACGCTCGCCACCACCGCCTTCATCTGCGTGTACGCCATCTCCTTCCCCAGGCACGTCCTCGGCCCCGCGTGGAACACCACGAACCGGAACGGGCTCACCGGTCGGAACGCCCCCTCCTTGTCCAGCCACCGCTCCGGCTTAAACTCCCCCCAATCGGCGCCCCATATCCCCTCCATCCTTCCCATAGCGTACGTGTTGTACGTCACCGACATCCCTGCCCGCACCGCCGTCCCGTCCGGCAGCACATCGTCCGCCTCCGCCCGCCGCGGCTGTAGCACCACTGGCGGGTACAGCCGCAGCGACTCCGACACCGCCGCGTGCAGGTAGTCCATCTCTCTCAGCTCGTCCAGCGTCAGCGTCCCCGCCCGGTTTCCGTGCCGCGTCCGCACGGCGCCGATCTCGGCCAGGATCCTCTGCTCCACCGCCGGCCGCGTGGAGACGAGCCAGAAGAGCCACGCCATGGCGGATGACGTCGTGTCCCGCCCGGCCAGCACGAAGCTGGTGACGATGTCCCGGAGGAACTCGTCCGAGAAGTCGTCGTCCTCGGCGATGAACCGCGAGAGGAGGTCGCTGCTGTTCCTGATCTCCTCCGCCgtccgcgccttccgctccctgacCACCCTCATCGCGTAGTCGTCGATGACGGAGACGTCTCTTTTGAGCTGCCTCTCCGACCCCAGGTTGAGCGCTCTACGGAGCCTCCACAACAGCCGCGGCTGCCGGAAACGGCTGATGCATATGGCGGTCGCGGACTCGAAGGCGCGGAAGAACTCGTCGCATGAGTCGTCGCCGGCGAGCCGGGCGGGGTCGACGTCGAACGCGACCTTGCAGACGTTGTCGAAGGCGAGGCGGTCGAGGAGGTCCTGGAGGTCGACCACCTCGTCGTTGGCAGCTGCGCGAGCGAGGCGCGGGATGAGGCGGTCGGCGACCTCGAGGTGGACGTTCCCGAGGATGAAGGAGCGGATGGTCTTGGTGTTGAACTCGAGGCTGGCGGTCTTGCGCTGGAGGCGCCAGTGGTCGCCGTCGGTGTTGAAGATGCCGCTGCCGAGGAGGTCGGCGAGGACGGAGGTCTGGTTGTGGCCCTTGGGGTAGTTGTGGAAGTTGGCCTTGAGGACGTGCTCAACGATCTTGGGGTTGCCGGTGATGACGGAGGTGGGGAGGACGATGGTGTTGGTGGGGCTGGCGAGGATTAGCTCCGCCGTCCACTCCACGAATCGATGGCCGTTCTTGACGAGCTCCGAGAAGCTTATCGTCGTCGAATTCTTGCTCTTCGAGGAGGAGGGGGCTGAGAAGAGCCTCCGGAGGAAGAAGGTCAGCAAAGCGAGAAGGAAGAGGATGAGAGTGGGACAGAGCACGAGGAGGCCGTCCATTTCCATTTTGGTGTCTTCAGATCTGGGGTTGGACGCCTTCAAGATCGCGGAATAAATAAAAGAATCCCCAGAACACTTTCCTTCGTCCAGAAGGATTCTCAGTGCGCCCACTTAGAAGCGATAGCCACACGATGCCGCGTGTCCGCGTCGTGACTTCACCGTCTCCGCGTCGTTCCAGTTCAACCTTAATAGTGGTCAACGACACGTGGAGGTTTCACGACCAAGAGCAGGCCTGTTTCGGCGCGTAGTTTTGGTAGCATCTGAATCCCATACAAACTGCACGGGAAATAGCTTACTAACAAAACTTCTGCCATTTCACCAATTCTAAAAGCACCCAGTGACACCTGTgattaatctatatatatatatatatatatatatatatcccaccgCCCCAGGGTGCTTCTGGCACGACTCGCTTGGTGTGTCGCAAGCAAGCGAACCTTGACCGTATATCTGGGAGCGGACAAGTGGCATTTTCTTTATTACGCAAAGGAAAACTCCTTTACACTGCAAGAAATCATTCTATTCTATTCTAAACCCTTTATACACAGCAACTACAAAAATGCATAATTTCTTGTATCATGGCCTGTCATAGGTACAGAGAAATCACCCACGATCTAGTCGCTCTTATCTCCTTTTATCGATCTTTAATTCCTCAGTGTCAATCTAGTCGCTCTTATCTCCTTTTATCGATCTAGAATATGCCGACGATCATGATTCCAAGATAATCAACCCCAAAATTCATCTCCCAAATTTCCAGGAAACAAGAACTTAAATAGGAAGAATGGATCAAAATTACAGTTCGATACATCTAATTCCTGCGATCAAGATTCCAAGATAATCAACCCCAAAATCCATCCCACAAATTTCTAGTAAACAAGAACTTAAATTGGAAGAATGGATCAAAATTACAGTTCGACACATCCAATTCCTACGATCAAGATTCCAAGATAATCTACCCCAAAATTCATCTCACAAATGTCTAGTAAATGATACAGCGTATTTTGGGCCAAGACGCGCCACACGCCAGGTTAGAAGcacacgccaagtcagaaccGTACCAGGAAGCTCTTCTGCTTGTCTCGTCCCGAGAGCTCAAGGCGGTGCCGTCTAACGTTGCTTCGCACGCTCCGAGACGGCGGTTGATCAGCGGAACCGACCCTCGGGCAATGGTATAAAGCCCCCGTTTGCCCTCCGGCTAGGGAAAAAGTAAAACAATCAACCCTATTATTAACTTGTTCGTCGAAGGGGCCACAGTCGGGGATCACCCAGCGAGGGCCGTTCTTGCAGGCGAACAACCACCCGCGAGCGGCAAGTGTCTCAACCCAGGGGATGCCATCCACCGCGCAAAGGAGAGTAGTCAATCAGCTCGGATCCCGACCAACGCGAACCTACACTCCTTCCCGAGGGCGCGGCCACCTCATCATCCAGCTCACTTCGCAGGAAGCTCCCGATATCGACTCGTGGACCTAgttgtgctgactcatcagccacggtatatttgttcgctaacattttagcgctagaaggagggccatgtcgcaggAGCATCTAGCGAGAGCTCTCCCCGGGGGAGAACCACTGATCGACCTCCCTTCCATCGAACCCGAAAGTCAAGCCCTCCCCGCACCCGGAGATGGGGGGATCCTGGCCTCGACGCCAAATCGTTACTGGCTTCTGTTCAACGAACCGGGGTTGTCACCTCCCGGGCTCACCACAGGACCCTCGGTCGTGATGCCAGAGGCGTTCCTCGgcctgaccaagcaagtgcaGGCCATAGTaggcatgatgcagacgctcaCTCCGCTCATTCCTCATATCGTGCGGTTAGTAACTCCCCCGACAAACCCGACTTGGCAAAGGCCGAGCGGGGAGCAAGTCGGGAccggagaagcccgagagcaagcgacggacccgagaggtccaCCCGGGCAGAATATACCCGCACCCTGCCAAGTCACATTGCCCCACTTTGAGCCTGACACCGTATCATCCAACTCAGTAGACGACACGCTTAGGGCTcagttgtcccgggtcaaccaacacCGGGATGCGTTCCAACACGAGTTTCGAAAATCATGGAGCAAGTCCAACGAAGGCGGCTCAGgcgggtcccctttcactcaggaaaTACAGGACAACCCGGTACCCCTTAACTTCAGGTTGCCTACATTGGAGACATACgactatcatggacttagctggttttgcctaagtcgtgcggcacccttgtgtgtccgtccacaaaggtcagcttccccgaagcctctcatggtcccttatgacctacaaaagagaaaacgggttagagagaatgcctcactcgagatccacaagcaaacatttctgaaaacacttaatagactatgtaaattacaaacatactttacaagctctaaacaattATAcatcaaagggtcaaaatggtccattacagaccgaaaatctctcacaagtgtccacatgacacaacctttatttacaagcctaaagcagccaacaaacccaactaaaatgagactattaagccttcggccatccctctacatgttgtacaaagcaatgaatataccaaaacacatggacatacataagcgttacatcaaacatcctattttgaagtttgtctgtgacattctcccccacttattccttcgacgtcctcattgaagcctttgccgacattgcaactcctcgcttttgttgagtcttcaatcttctgctccaattgcaatgcacctcttggctcccaattgctctccgctactatttttgagtagtcgaacctttgatccgccatgctgcttcaactcaccaatgactcttaactctagtgtggggttggctgagttttgTTGATctatgttggttcctgcggatcttcTAGATAAAGGAACAGACCATCCTTacaatgcgccagtctctcaaatgcctcatgctgcttgaactaggtggatgcttgttgaaactttaacgagcatcgcc
Protein-coding sequences here:
- the LOC103976012 gene encoding cytochrome P450 CYP94D108, which gives rise to MEMDGLLVLCPTLILFLLALLTFFLRRLFSAPSSSKSKNSTTISFSELVKNGHRFVEWTAELILASPTNTIVLPTSVITGNPKIVEHVLKANFHNYPKGHNQTSVLADLLGSGIFNTDGDHWRLQRKTASLEFNTKTIRSFILGNVHLEVADRLIPRLARAAANDEVVDLQDLLDRLAFDNVCKVAFDVDPARLAGDDSCDEFFRAFESATAICISRFRQPRLLWRLRRALNLGSERQLKRDVSVIDDYAMRVVRERKARTAEEIRNSSDLLSRFIAEDDDFSDEFLRDIVTSFVLAGRDTTSSAMAWLFWLVSTRPAVEQRILAEIGAVRTRHGNRAGTLTLDELREMDYLHAAVSESLRLYPPVVLQPRRAEADDVLPDGTAVRAGMSVTYNTYAMGRMEGIWGADWGEFKPERWLDKEGAFRPVSPFRFVVFHAGPRTCLGKEMAYTQMKAVVASVMERFEMEVMDKGREREVEFSMLLRMKGGLVVRVRERVLQQ